A region of Sphingomonas sp. DNA encodes the following proteins:
- a CDS encoding RidA family protein: MPKRDAVFPANRHDLYAQHGYSAAIRSGDLLFVSGQVGSRRDGSPEPDFEAQVRLAFANLEATLKAGGCGFDDIVDVTTFHTDPESQFGTIMAVKSDIFPEPPYPNWTAIGVNWLAGFDFEIKVIARIPG; the protein is encoded by the coding sequence ATGCCCAAGCGCGACGCCGTCTTCCCCGCCAACCGGCACGATCTATATGCCCAGCACGGTTATTCCGCCGCGATCCGGTCCGGCGATCTGCTGTTCGTCTCCGGTCAGGTCGGCAGCCGGCGCGACGGCTCGCCCGAGCCGGATTTCGAGGCGCAGGTCCGTCTCGCCTTCGCCAATCTCGAAGCGACGCTGAAGGCCGGCGGGTGCGGATTCGACGACATCGTCGACGTGACGACCTTCCACACCGATCCCGAAAGCCAGTTCGGCACGATCATGGCCGTCAAGAGCGATATCTTTCCGGAGCCGCCCTATCCGAACTGGACGGCGATCGGCGTCAACTGGCTCGCGGGGTTCGATTTCGAGATCAAAGTCATTGCCCGCATCCCCGGCTGA
- a CDS encoding isocitrate lyase/phosphoenolpyruvate mutase family protein — protein MPSQSEKAALFAALHRPGDPVILYNIWDAGSAKAVAAAGARAIATGSASVAAANGFADGEGLPIEVALANAARIVASVELPVTVDFEGGYALAPDAVAANVARLAETGAIGCNFEDQVVGGNGLHPIADQAARIGAIRAAVGADFFLNARTDIFLQAKPDTHDDAKVDAAIERAEAYADAGASGFFVPGLANLALLERVCAAAPIPVNFMAFPGAPSAAEVAGVGVARISHGPFPHMDAMKALTRAAAAVYGH, from the coding sequence ATGCCGTCACAGTCCGAAAAAGCCGCTTTGTTCGCCGCCCTGCACCGGCCGGGCGATCCCGTCATCCTCTACAATATCTGGGATGCGGGCAGCGCGAAGGCGGTGGCGGCGGCCGGTGCCAGGGCGATCGCGACGGGCAGCGCCTCGGTCGCGGCGGCGAACGGGTTCGCGGACGGCGAGGGGCTGCCGATCGAGGTGGCGCTGGCCAATGCGGCGCGGATCGTCGCGTCGGTCGAGCTGCCGGTGACGGTGGATTTCGAGGGCGGCTATGCGCTCGCGCCCGACGCGGTCGCGGCCAATGTCGCGCGGCTGGCCGAGACCGGCGCGATCGGCTGCAATTTCGAGGACCAGGTGGTCGGCGGCAACGGCCTCCACCCGATCGCCGACCAGGCGGCGCGCATCGGCGCGATCCGCGCAGCCGTCGGCGCGGATTTCTTCCTCAACGCGCGCACCGATATCTTCCTGCAGGCCAAGCCGGACACGCATGACGATGCCAAGGTCGATGCCGCGATCGAACGGGCCGAGGCCTATGCCGATGCCGGCGCGAGCGGCTTCTTCGTCCCCGGCCTCGCCAATCTCGCTTTGCTGGAGCGGGTCTGCGCCGCCGCGCCGATCCCGGTCAATTTCATGGCCTTCCCCGGCGCGCCGTCGGCGGCCGAGGTGGCGGGCGTCGGCGTGGCGCGGATCAGCCACGGCCCCTTCCCGCATATGGACGCGATGAAGGCACTCACCAGGGCCGCGGCGGCGGTCTACGGGCATTGA
- a CDS encoding ABC transporter permease yields the protein MSLFDAAWVIARRDFTATVMSRTFILFLIVPLVLFAAVLGVSQMIDDAERSSSQPLVALVVDTATAQDLQAARARLVAGTSERAFPRLEVVAPAENVGAQAIALLADEGVGYSAVLSGTLERLVLAGPAKVEESVGARMQLIVDDARRAAALDAAGGAPPAIQVERAVTEQAAGNLQMLRRDIARVVQGLIFGITVLLATLLLSNMAEEKSNKVIEVLAAAVPLDAVFLGKLIAMLGISFVGLALWGGMAGLAYLFVQVVQDWMTLPQVAPAVGWAVFLLLVLFYYGANYMLLGALFLGIGAQASNIREIQTLSMPVTLLQVAVFLIAVSVVGSSEGWLVWFAYAFPFSSPLAMIAHAARFEDLWPHLLALVWQTIWVVLIIRMSSRMFRMTVLKSASGGSFFSLGFWRGTGAG from the coding sequence ATGAGCCTGTTCGATGCCGCCTGGGTCATCGCGCGCCGCGATTTCACCGCGACGGTCATGTCGCGCACCTTCATCCTGTTCCTGATCGTGCCGCTGGTCCTTTTCGCGGCCGTGCTGGGCGTCAGCCAGATGATCGACGACGCCGAGCGGAGTTCGTCGCAGCCATTGGTCGCTCTGGTCGTCGATACGGCGACGGCACAAGACCTGCAGGCGGCGCGGGCGCGGCTGGTGGCGGGAACCTCCGAGCGCGCCTTTCCGCGTCTCGAAGTCGTCGCGCCGGCGGAAAATGTCGGGGCGCAGGCGATCGCGCTGCTCGCCGACGAGGGAGTCGGCTATTCGGCGGTGCTGAGCGGCACGCTCGAACGCCTGGTGCTGGCCGGCCCGGCGAAGGTCGAGGAAAGCGTCGGCGCGCGCATGCAGCTGATCGTCGATGACGCGCGGCGGGCGGCGGCGCTCGATGCCGCCGGCGGCGCGCCGCCGGCGATCCAGGTCGAACGGGCGGTGACCGAGCAGGCCGCCGGCAATCTCCAGATGCTCCGTCGCGATATCGCGCGCGTCGTCCAGGGGCTGATCTTCGGCATCACCGTGCTGCTCGCCACCTTGCTGCTGTCGAACATGGCGGAGGAAAAATCCAACAAGGTCATTGAAGTGCTGGCCGCCGCGGTGCCGCTCGACGCGGTGTTCCTCGGCAAGCTCATCGCGATGCTCGGCATCTCCTTCGTCGGCCTGGCCCTGTGGGGCGGCATGGCAGGGCTGGCCTATCTGTTCGTGCAGGTGGTGCAGGACTGGATGACGCTGCCGCAGGTGGCGCCGGCCGTCGGGTGGGCGGTCTTCCTGTTGCTCGTCCTCTTCTATTACGGCGCCAATTACATGCTGCTCGGCGCGCTGTTCCTCGGCATCGGCGCCCAGGCGAGCAACATCCGCGAGATCCAGACGCTCTCCATGCCCGTGACCTTGTTGCAGGTCGCCGTGTTCCTGATCGCCGTCTCCGTGGTGGGCAGCAGTGAGGGATGGCTGGTCTGGTTCGCCTATGCCTTCCCGTTCAGCTCGCCGCTGGCGATGATCGCCCATGCCGCGCGGTTCGAGGATCTCTGGCCGCATCTGCTGGCGCTCGTCTGGCAGACGATCTGGGTGGTGCTCATCATCCGGATGTCCTCGCGGATGTTCCGGATGACCGTGCTCAAATCCGCGTCCGGCGGCTCCTTCTTCAGCCTCGGCTTCTGGCGCGGAACCGGCGCGGGCTGA
- a CDS encoding VOC family protein gives MAKVTGLGGIFYKTADPARTQAWYMENLGIGGDWGAHFRWADESKDDPYSLLSPFKQETDYFGPSDAAFMINLRVDDLDAFLEELKAKGVDILGTQSEDYGKFAWILDCDGIKIELWEQAGPAPV, from the coding sequence ATGGCGAAGGTCACGGGACTGGGCGGCATCTTCTACAAGACGGCCGATCCGGCGCGGACGCAGGCCTGGTACATGGAGAATCTGGGCATCGGCGGCGACTGGGGCGCCCATTTCCGCTGGGCGGACGAAAGCAAGGACGATCCCTACAGCCTGCTCAGCCCGTTCAAGCAGGAGACCGACTATTTCGGCCCGTCGGACGCCGCGTTCATGATCAACCTGCGCGTCGACGACTTGGACGCCTTCCTGGAGGAACTGAAGGCGAAGGGCGTCGACATCCTCGGCACCCAGTCGGAGGACTATGGCAAGTTCGCCTGGATCCTCGATTGCGACGGCATCAAGATCGAACTGTGGGAACAGGCCGGCCCGGCTCCCGTCTGA